Proteins encoded in a region of the Haloarcula sp. CBA1129 genome:
- a CDS encoding flippase produces the protein MSLGSKILSDSLYSTFRTIITMLRSVIVVPLITKLLGADSFGIWSTTFAFVVMMGNIGGLHLHGAMTRYGVSDTVKEQTYVDILSLSIITGAIISVAIGVIGVHLDIDSLVGNGYVDVDSLVAVSAVLVFLTILRRINLNFYRSKSNVKLYEIINTIKTLSEIAVLTTVFLFDGGIIHGMGALVAVSLILNVSLMSHIFKNYSVPWPNARNFPKYVRYGLPMVPASLSQSLHQNADKFLILFFLSPSAVGIYAVAYGVCGLFRNFTNVLTPSLYPRIAKSWDENNFGEITEVYKDIFRYYTIVAVPALVGIVFVSVPLLEALSTATVAEQGWILIPIMSVGMLLRGYENSLTYILTSAEKTANISKGVVLSTIVNIVLNLVLIPTYGIEGAAIGTLISQSLLTAIIYGYSVKNISIPLPTEIFVKSIVAAGFMALALTVVPEFANPYVVLVVYPAIGVCTYFVTIYKLEGISRRELSSIKTVVLDRPK, from the coding sequence ATGTCCTTAGGTTCTAAGATACTATCTGATTCCCTCTACTCCACGTTTAGAACGATAATCACCATGCTCAGAAGCGTGATTGTCGTTCCGCTAATCACGAAGTTACTCGGTGCAGACAGTTTCGGAATCTGGTCAACCACCTTCGCGTTCGTCGTGATGATGGGCAACATCGGCGGATTACACCTCCACGGTGCGATGACACGGTACGGTGTGTCGGACACAGTGAAAGAACAAACGTACGTCGATATATTATCCCTATCAATTATAACTGGAGCGATAATCAGTGTCGCTATCGGAGTAATCGGAGTCCACTTAGATATTGATTCTCTCGTAGGGAACGGCTACGTGGACGTGGACTCCCTAGTCGCTGTCTCGGCGGTACTGGTGTTTCTGACGATCCTGAGGCGAATAAATCTGAATTTCTATCGGTCGAAGTCAAACGTCAAACTGTACGAGATTATAAATACGATCAAAACACTGTCAGAAATTGCAGTTCTGACTACAGTATTTCTTTTCGACGGTGGGATTATCCACGGAATGGGTGCACTGGTCGCCGTATCTCTGATTTTGAATGTATCACTTATGAGCCATATATTCAAGAACTACTCCGTGCCGTGGCCGAACGCGCGTAACTTTCCGAAATATGTCCGATACGGACTGCCGATGGTCCCCGCCTCCCTTTCGCAGTCACTTCATCAAAACGCCGACAAGTTTCTTATCTTGTTCTTTTTGTCCCCTTCAGCTGTGGGTATCTATGCTGTAGCGTACGGCGTTTGTGGGTTGTTTCGAAACTTCACAAACGTGCTGACACCGAGTTTATACCCGCGTATCGCGAAGAGTTGGGACGAAAACAACTTCGGTGAGATTACCGAGGTATACAAGGATATATTCAGATATTACACGATTGTCGCAGTTCCAGCACTCGTCGGCATCGTATTCGTCTCAGTTCCCCTTCTAGAGGCTTTGTCGACGGCGACGGTGGCAGAGCAGGGGTGGATCCTGATTCCCATAATGTCTGTCGGGATGTTGCTCCGCGGCTACGAGAATTCCCTAACGTATATCCTAACCTCGGCCGAGAAAACGGCGAATATCTCCAAAGGCGTTGTGTTATCCACGATCGTCAACATAGTGTTGAACCTCGTGCTAATCCCGACCTATGGGATAGAGGGGGCAGCAATCGGGACGCTGATTTCACAGAGCCTCCTCACCGCCATCATCTACGGGTACTCCGTGAAGAACATCTCAATACCACTGCCGACGGAGATATTTGTAAAATCTATTGTCGCTGCTGGCTTCATGGCGCTGGCACTCACCGTCGTTCCGGAGTTTGCCAATCCCTATGTTGTTCTCGTCGTTTACCCCGCTATCGGCGTCTGCACGTATTTCGTAACAATATATAAGCTGGAGGGTATCTCTCGACGGGAACTGTCGTCTATCAAAACAGTGGTGCTCGACCGGCCAAAGTGA
- a CDS encoding IS701 family transposase produces MSEVRPKQAEGLQFLSDYQTAFTTRADGSSWPKHERTWLNVGRYFRGLLRPGSSNTVTDIAEKMHIDQERLERFVRESPWEHENVQTELRERVPEAIQGREAALIVDGMGIPKSGDESVGVASQWCGATGKLDNCQVTVNCTLARPGERQNSDQLTWPLGMRLFLSEQWTGDDDADYESPQQRDRYAQRRKDTGIPADIEHRSKPDIALDLIEQAVAAGVDHGWVVADRHFGEARSFRRKLRAIPEPYVLEVSPTEFRFVPEETDLVHPDDHPNRKHSAHPEDVSSETPEEVAEALGDDLWTEITWNEGTKESLSGEFYRTRIREVKRRDTGWVSDETGWLLLKKGDEDKDGEEGKLKAWMCWGVDGASLEELVSWAQVRWCVEQFHRDIKQNLGADEY; encoded by the coding sequence ATGAGCGAAGTGAGACCGAAGCAGGCGGAAGGGCTACAGTTTCTCAGCGACTACCAAACAGCATTCACAACTCGGGCAGATGGATCATCATGGCCAAAGCATGAACGAACGTGGCTGAATGTGGGCCGGTACTTCCGGGGCCTGCTGCGCCCCGGAAGTTCCAATACCGTCACTGACATCGCTGAGAAAATGCACATTGATCAAGAACGGCTCGAACGGTTTGTTCGTGAGAGTCCGTGGGAACACGAGAACGTCCAAACCGAGCTTCGGGAACGCGTTCCCGAAGCGATTCAGGGCCGAGAGGCTGCACTGATTGTCGATGGCATGGGTATCCCGAAATCAGGAGACGAAAGCGTTGGCGTCGCCAGTCAGTGGTGTGGTGCAACTGGAAAACTCGACAACTGTCAAGTCACGGTTAACTGCACGCTCGCCAGACCTGGCGAGCGGCAGAATTCCGATCAACTCACCTGGCCACTCGGGATGCGCTTATTCCTGTCCGAACAGTGGACTGGTGACGACGACGCGGACTACGAAAGTCCACAACAACGTGACCGTTACGCTCAGCGACGGAAAGACACAGGCATCCCTGCTGATATTGAACACCGGTCTAAGCCCGACATAGCTCTGGATCTCATCGAACAGGCAGTTGCAGCTGGTGTTGACCACGGCTGGGTCGTTGCTGATAGACACTTCGGGGAAGCCCGGAGTTTCAGGCGGAAACTCCGGGCGATTCCCGAACCATATGTTCTCGAAGTCTCGCCCACGGAGTTTCGGTTCGTTCCTGAAGAGACCGATCTCGTCCATCCAGACGATCATCCTAACCGGAAACATTCTGCTCATCCTGAGGACGTGAGTTCAGAGACACCAGAGGAAGTCGCCGAGGCACTCGGCGACGACCTCTGGACTGAGATCACGTGGAACGAAGGGACCAAGGAATCGCTCTCTGGTGAGTTCTACCGAACACGAATTCGAGAGGTGAAACGACGGGATACAGGATGGGTAAGCGACGAGACAGGGTGGTTGCTGCTGAAAAAAGGCGACGAAGACAAAGATGGAGAAGAGGGTAAACTCAAAGCATGGATGTGTTGGGGGGTTGATGGGGCATCTCTGGAGGAGTTAGTGTCCTGGGCACAAGTCCGTTGGTGCGTAGAACAGTTCCACAGAGATATCAAGCAGAATCTTGGTGCTGACGAGTACTAG
- a CDS encoding IS630 family transposase, with protein MSGDRRKEIVRHLSEDDLDRLLTESTDEKLTERLIFIKRLYKGATLEDAADDVGRSSATGTRWARRWNKGGLGLLMPNFGGGRPPKLGPAQRERLLDLLREGQPWKKQEIQHLINEEFDVEFHPAHLTTFLEKLGLSYAIPRTKRPSRPENAEEILDERVSDVFDEGSDEPHNKRDGDDEEGWVVDEEIRTDGGTVLGFLDTSHPQPWDNSQRLYTVDDPHITRPLVKLDEPAVGFYALSGESVLQFPTTQEKERICECLEGIREQNPLARILLVLDNFSSHVCEYTRKRAHQLGIDLVFLPVGSPDLNPIEQVWKSLKWEASPLIVENAAEYRALLTELFEKLTAQLSFAASWIDNHLGSYLQKLR; from the coding sequence ATGTCTGGAGATCGCCGCAAAGAGATCGTTCGTCACCTCAGTGAGGACGATCTCGATCGACTCCTCACAGAGTCTACGGATGAGAAACTCACTGAGCGGCTGATCTTCATTAAGCGGCTGTACAAGGGGGCGACCCTGGAGGACGCTGCCGACGACGTCGGCAGGTCCTCCGCAACAGGAACACGCTGGGCTCGTCGGTGGAACAAGGGTGGTCTCGGACTTTTGATGCCGAACTTCGGGGGCGGCAGGCCCCCGAAGCTCGGCCCAGCCCAACGAGAACGCCTCCTGGACCTGCTCCGTGAGGGCCAACCCTGGAAGAAACAGGAGATACAGCACCTCATCAACGAGGAGTTCGACGTTGAATTTCACCCAGCCCACCTCACTACATTCCTCGAAAAGCTCGGCCTCTCCTACGCAATTCCACGGACTAAGCGTCCATCACGGCCAGAGAATGCCGAAGAGATCCTCGACGAACGCGTCAGCGACGTGTTCGACGAGGGGTCTGATGAGCCCCACAACAAACGCGATGGAGACGACGAGGAAGGCTGGGTCGTTGACGAAGAGATCCGTACGGACGGTGGAACTGTACTTGGATTCCTCGACACATCGCATCCGCAACCGTGGGACAACTCACAGCGACTCTACACCGTCGACGACCCTCACATCACCCGACCGCTGGTGAAGTTAGACGAACCAGCGGTCGGGTTCTATGCACTCTCTGGTGAGAGTGTACTTCAGTTTCCAACCACTCAGGAGAAAGAGCGAATTTGCGAGTGTCTCGAGGGGATCCGCGAGCAGAATCCGCTGGCTCGGATTCTGCTCGTTTTGGATAACTTCTCTTCACACGTGTGCGAGTATACACGCAAGCGAGCCCATCAACTCGGGATTGACCTCGTGTTTCTCCCCGTTGGCTCACCGGATCTCAACCCAATCGAGCAGGTCTGGAAGAGTCTGAAATGGGAAGCGTCACCGTTGATTGTGGAGAACGCGGCAGAATACCGCGCTCTCCTCACCGAACTCTTTGAGAAGCTCACAGCTCAGCTGAGTTTCGCGGCCTCTTGGATCGACAATCATCTCGGCAGTTATCTTCAAAAGTTACGCTAG
- a CDS encoding phosphotransferase: MNDTIKGCSVSVRDSAWLTLFRNQIRGTALCVGSQRVSDPIIVGHLADEVYVVDNSCDRLQCVRTAAQHEGASVQTLLGNTDSLPFRGEFDSIICDYSYAAEGHTISTRPSDLAATLTESGVLLVVTDTPAGVLRSVAKQPIKRFTNFESLFQNAVRHSVSHIRAQLADCDFETVVCYCLFPDSDSPNYLFPVSETRSVFEFFTQQEFTTNYRKIRRLPLGERILEKTLPTVLFACYKDGAKATGITDDLIIKGHHRAVALSLDDGVVQSVSKYPFGERYSQSNIREHSIVSHIRNLRTDFSAVPLTSSEDTALGTAVVQEPATGGAMSHQISDDDDAPLFTAGIEWLIKLHTATQSAKFVDESLQLDRDTVAFDIDLPDAEPIATAKTAVHGDYAPKNIFVQDESVTSVVDWEYGAISGNCIIDLAMFVFEFASARYGSFRRGFEAALLRDTPFSNLVRDQIKRYCEEIGIDTRAFKRYAISPYVNLIRVNDDIGGFTRTVDVDRYLKKIEIITSDYDSILV; this comes from the coding sequence ATGAACGATACAATCAAGGGTTGCTCTGTTAGCGTACGTGATAGCGCTTGGCTTACCCTCTTTAGAAACCAGATACGCGGAACAGCCCTCTGCGTCGGCTCTCAACGCGTTTCCGACCCCATTATCGTAGGTCACCTTGCTGACGAGGTATATGTGGTAGACAACTCATGCGACCGGCTACAGTGTGTTCGAACTGCCGCTCAACACGAAGGAGCCTCGGTTCAGACGCTGCTTGGAAACACGGACTCACTGCCGTTCCGAGGCGAGTTTGATTCGATCATCTGTGATTACTCGTACGCTGCCGAGGGGCATACAATTTCAACCCGTCCCAGCGACTTGGCGGCGACTCTCACCGAGAGTGGTGTCCTACTCGTTGTCACGGATACACCAGCCGGCGTTCTTCGGTCCGTAGCAAAACAACCAATAAAACGCTTCACTAATTTCGAATCGTTGTTTCAGAACGCGGTCCGACATTCCGTCTCTCACATCCGTGCACAACTGGCCGACTGTGATTTCGAGACGGTCGTCTGCTACTGTCTGTTTCCTGATTCGGACTCACCAAACTACCTCTTTCCTGTATCGGAAACGCGATCGGTATTCGAGTTTTTCACCCAGCAGGAGTTCACCACGAACTACAGAAAGATACGCCGGCTTCCGCTCGGTGAGAGAATCCTGGAAAAGACTCTCCCCACCGTTCTCTTTGCGTGTTACAAAGACGGGGCAAAAGCGACGGGGATAACGGACGATTTGATAATAAAAGGACACCACCGAGCAGTCGCCCTCTCGCTCGACGACGGCGTAGTACAGTCTGTGAGTAAATATCCTTTCGGAGAGCGCTACTCACAGTCCAACATACGGGAACACTCTATCGTCTCGCACATCCGCAATTTGAGAACGGACTTTTCAGCGGTACCGCTCACTTCCAGCGAAGACACCGCGTTGGGGACCGCAGTCGTTCAGGAACCGGCCACCGGCGGGGCGATGTCACACCAGATTTCTGACGACGACGACGCACCACTGTTCACTGCAGGTATCGAGTGGTTGATTAAATTACACACGGCGACGCAGTCAGCGAAATTCGTAGACGAGAGCCTGCAACTGGACCGCGACACAGTTGCGTTCGACATCGACCTCCCGGATGCAGAACCAATAGCGACGGCTAAGACGGCGGTTCATGGGGATTACGCACCGAAAAACATCTTTGTACAGGATGAAAGTGTCACATCGGTCGTCGACTGGGAGTACGGTGCTATCTCTGGAAACTGCATCATCGACCTCGCCATGTTCGTCTTCGAGTTCGCATCGGCCCGGTACGGGTCGTTCCGTCGGGGATTCGAAGCGGCACTGCTACGGGACACGCCGTTCTCGAACCTGGTTCGCGACCAGATTAAACGCTATTGTGAGGAAATCGGCATCGATACCCGAGCGTTCAAGCGGTACGCGATATCCCCGTATGTGAATCTTATTAGAGTCAACGACGACATTGGTGGGTTCACCCGAACTGTCGACGTAGATAGGTATCTCAAGAAGATTGAAATAATCACCAGCGACTATGACAGTATACTCGTCTAA
- a CDS encoding CDP-glycerol glycerophosphotransferase family protein, whose translation MRNIRSSVVFVLQSVLFLIAKLVPSDQDVWVFGAWQGDKFLDNPKYLFLFANEQDDGVRPIWVSRDEEIVQTLRSEGYESYHAHTLSGAYYQLIAGNCIICSDIDGDISWWCTGNATVHQLWHGNPLKKIGRDQREDKRKTHLAKFLSETVFEKDIRLYVTGETWLEIFDSAFDIDRGDMICTGYPRNDELYGSMDGAEIGLDAELLETISTTEKIIGYVPTFRSDIPSPINSEYLDLEVLDEFLIENGLTLVLKPHPIVAEEIPETYENILVLPSEFDVYPILNELDALITDYSSILFDFLHTDNPVVYYSFDKDWYIADERGFYFDYAGCTAGPRPKTFATLLDGIKSIYNGEDSYTRDREELRKRFFAFEDGNSSKRVYDCIRRGRT comes from the coding sequence ATGAGAAATATACGGTCTTCTGTCGTCTTTGTTCTACAGTCCGTTCTCTTCCTTATCGCTAAGCTTGTACCCAGTGATCAAGACGTGTGGGTCTTCGGAGCGTGGCAGGGGGATAAGTTTCTGGATAACCCCAAATATCTGTTTTTGTTCGCCAACGAACAAGACGACGGGGTACGTCCGATTTGGGTGAGCAGAGACGAGGAAATCGTGCAGACACTACGCTCCGAAGGATACGAGTCATATCACGCCCACACACTCTCGGGAGCATACTACCAACTGATAGCCGGTAATTGCATTATTTGCTCGGACATTGATGGTGATATTTCATGGTGGTGTACCGGCAACGCTACTGTGCATCAACTGTGGCATGGTAATCCGCTGAAAAAAATCGGCCGCGACCAGAGAGAGGACAAGAGGAAGACGCATCTCGCTAAATTTCTGTCGGAGACGGTATTCGAGAAGGATATTCGACTGTACGTAACGGGCGAGACGTGGTTAGAGATATTCGATTCGGCATTCGATATCGACAGGGGCGATATGATCTGTACGGGATATCCGAGAAACGACGAGCTCTACGGCTCCATGGACGGTGCGGAAATCGGGTTAGATGCGGAGTTACTCGAAACGATCTCCACGACAGAGAAGATTATCGGATACGTTCCCACGTTTCGTAGTGATATACCGTCACCGATAAACAGCGAGTACTTGGATTTGGAGGTACTAGACGAATTCTTGATAGAGAACGGCCTCACTCTCGTGCTCAAACCGCATCCGATTGTTGCCGAAGAAATACCGGAAACCTACGAAAACATACTCGTGCTTCCGAGTGAGTTCGACGTGTATCCGATATTGAACGAACTGGACGCGCTGATAACGGACTACTCAAGTATCCTATTCGATTTCCTGCACACGGATAACCCAGTTGTGTACTACAGTTTTGACAAGGACTGGTACATAGCGGACGAGAGGGGGTTCTACTTCGACTATGCCGGCTGTACCGCAGGCCCGCGCCCAAAAACGTTTGCCACCCTTCTCGACGGTATCAAATCGATATACAACGGAGAAGACAGCTATACCCGCGACAGAGAGGAACTCAGAAAGCGGTTCTTTGCGTTCGAAGACGGCAATTCATCGAAACGCGTGTACGATTGTATCAGACGTGGCCGAACGTAA
- a CDS encoding glycosyltransferase family 4 protein, whose protein sequence is MDDSTGSVLILTQYFPPETGAASARWAELSDRWSEEVPVTVITSAPDYPNGELDREYDNDWLHREQHGNIEVLYTKTVTSSSGNLLRRGLKFVWFMVMSAIVGLRYVSPSVVIATSPQPLTGLSAWLIARTKGARFVFEVRDLWPESILAVSDFDSRLVIRSLERTVTFLYQRSDVLVVVSEGFVEPILERGVDRSKITFHPNGIEIDRYRTDGETLPGTEPDGDVFTISYVGTIGRSHGLSVVLDAAAELEDVRFVLVGDGAERERLKARAEDLDNVVFTGQRPKEEVPSILAASDAALVHLKPRAVFETVIPSKLLEAMAAELPVILGVRGEAERILRDAGAGVVMEPGNRTQLVEAAERLRDNPQERATFGQAGREFVVEQFSWENISAAYMETILPSSGPAQS, encoded by the coding sequence ATGGACGATTCTACTGGGTCGGTTCTCATACTAACACAATATTTTCCACCGGAGACAGGGGCAGCATCAGCGAGATGGGCTGAGCTGTCAGACCGCTGGTCGGAGGAGGTGCCGGTAACGGTTATCACATCTGCTCCGGATTATCCGAATGGCGAACTTGATCGTGAGTACGACAACGACTGGCTCCACCGCGAACAACACGGGAACATTGAGGTGCTCTACACAAAGACCGTTACCTCGTCGAGTGGCAACCTCCTTCGGCGGGGACTGAAGTTCGTCTGGTTCATGGTGATGTCCGCCATCGTCGGACTCCGATATGTCTCGCCTTCGGTCGTTATCGCGACATCACCCCAACCGCTCACCGGGCTGTCCGCTTGGCTCATCGCGCGGACAAAGGGCGCACGGTTCGTTTTCGAGGTGCGCGATTTGTGGCCCGAGTCTATCCTCGCTGTCAGCGATTTTGATTCCAGATTGGTTATTCGCTCTTTAGAGCGAACCGTCACGTTCCTGTATCAGCGCTCTGACGTGCTCGTTGTGGTTTCAGAAGGCTTCGTCGAACCGATACTGGAACGCGGTGTCGACCGATCGAAGATAACATTTCACCCGAACGGCATCGAGATCGACCGGTACAGAACCGACGGCGAAACCCTCCCGGGTACCGAACCAGACGGCGACGTGTTCACCATTTCGTACGTCGGAACCATCGGTCGGTCCCACGGATTGTCAGTCGTGCTGGATGCCGCCGCAGAACTGGAAGACGTACGGTTCGTGCTGGTCGGTGATGGAGCGGAGCGGGAACGCCTCAAAGCGCGGGCCGAAGACCTCGACAACGTCGTGTTCACTGGCCAGCGGCCGAAAGAGGAAGTCCCGAGTATACTAGCGGCGTCGGACGCCGCTCTCGTCCACTTGAAACCGAGAGCGGTGTTCGAGACGGTCATCCCGTCGAAACTGCTGGAAGCGATGGCTGCCGAACTGCCGGTGATTCTCGGGGTGCGCGGCGAAGCGGAACGAATTCTCCGGGACGCCGGCGCGGGCGTCGTTATGGAGCCCGGCAACCGGACACAGCTGGTCGAAGCGGCCGAGCGGTTGCGGGACAACCCCCAAGAGCGGGCGACGTTCGGCCAAGCAGGCCGCGAATTCGTCGTCGAGCAGTTCAGCTGGGAGAACATCAGTGCCGCGTATATGGAGACGATTCTGCCAAGTTCGGGGCCCGCTCAAAGCTAA
- the wecB gene encoding non-hydrolyzing UDP-N-acetylglucosamine 2-epimerase, whose translation MPPILSFVLGTRPEIIKMSPVIRACQDQNVPFSIIHTGQHYSEELDAVFFKQLDLPTPEHNLSVGSDSHGRQTGEMLGAIESVLEAESPETVLVQGDTNSVLAGAVAASKMDDIDVGHIEAGLRSFDRDMPEEINRRVADHTSDYLFAPTETAREHLRSEGVPDDQITMTGNTVVDAVQQHVDIAHKRNEIDDDIRTDGQFALLTAHRAENVDDRARFQSLLNGVASAAREHSLSVVYPIHPRASKRLKEYDISLPAEIRLVEPQDFLDFLLLEDDATIVFTDSGGVQEESCILETPCVTLRDSTERPETVDVGANRVVGVSPSDIVSGATEMLGVKPTWANPFGDGTAADQILDTLGYGEVS comes from the coding sequence ATGCCTCCTATACTGTCCTTTGTTCTCGGCACCAGACCGGAGATAATCAAGATGTCGCCGGTCATACGAGCCTGTCAAGACCAGAACGTACCGTTCTCAATAATCCACACCGGACAGCACTACTCAGAGGAGCTTGATGCGGTGTTTTTCAAACAGTTGGACCTCCCGACTCCGGAACACAACCTGTCGGTCGGATCGGACTCCCACGGGAGACAGACCGGCGAGATGCTCGGTGCTATCGAGTCCGTCCTCGAGGCCGAGTCACCCGAGACGGTCCTAGTACAGGGCGACACGAACTCCGTCTTGGCCGGAGCGGTCGCGGCCTCGAAGATGGACGATATCGACGTTGGACACATCGAAGCAGGGCTCCGGAGCTTCGACCGCGATATGCCTGAGGAGATCAACCGTCGCGTTGCCGACCACACGTCCGACTACCTGTTTGCCCCGACGGAGACGGCACGGGAGCACCTCCGTTCGGAAGGGGTACCCGACGACCAAATCACGATGACAGGGAACACCGTCGTCGATGCGGTCCAGCAGCACGTCGATATCGCTCACAAACGGAACGAGATTGACGACGACATCCGTACTGACGGTCAGTTCGCGCTACTGACGGCCCATCGAGCCGAAAACGTTGACGACCGGGCACGGTTCCAGTCACTGCTCAACGGCGTCGCGTCGGCCGCTCGCGAGCATTCGTTGTCCGTCGTCTACCCGATTCACCCGCGAGCGAGCAAGCGACTCAAAGAGTACGATATCTCTCTCCCGGCCGAAATCCGGCTGGTCGAGCCACAGGACTTCCTCGACTTCCTGCTTCTCGAAGATGACGCGACGATAGTGTTCACTGACTCCGGTGGGGTGCAAGAGGAGAGCTGTATCCTAGAGACACCCTGTGTCACACTCAGAGACAGCACCGAACGACCCGAAACCGTCGACGTCGGAGCCAACCGGGTTGTCGGTGTCTCGCCCAGCGACATCGTCTCCGGGGCGACGGAGATGCTTGGTGTGAAACCGACGTGGGCGAACCCCTTCGGTGACGGCACGGCTGCCGACCAGATACTGGACACACTCGGATACGGGGAGGTATCGTAG
- a CDS encoding nucleotide sugar dehydrogenase, producing the protein MSDAEPNICIHGLGYIGLPTASVLVNSGYNVAGYDANPTYRDELESGEVDIEESDLARFVGRALNDGLTIVSEPTEADFHVICVPTPYDTAADRIDLSYVEAAGAAISEVLRPDDTVVLSSTVPPGTTASSLRKTLEQSGYTACEDFILGYSPETILPGNTLTELRENDRIVGTVDGQPADRIVALYDSFISGNITTTDATTAEFVKLIQNAYRDTNIAFANEVAKLAHKYGIDSRDAISMANEHPRVDILRPGPGVGGHCIPIDPLFLNHGNDVPILIETVRTVNDAMPDFVLELLSAALGALAGMEVALLGVAYKGGVADTRESPTLTLVDRLEETGVDDIRLSDPYVTDSVRGRDLLSLERSLAGSNAAVIVTDHPEYGALNPQEFAQLMDDHVLIDTRAMLDRDRWESAGFDVYTV; encoded by the coding sequence ATGAGCGATGCCGAACCGAACATCTGCATACACGGGCTGGGATACATTGGCCTGCCGACCGCGTCGGTACTCGTGAACTCCGGGTACAATGTCGCGGGATACGACGCGAATCCGACGTATCGCGACGAACTGGAATCCGGCGAGGTCGATATCGAAGAGTCGGACCTCGCTCGGTTCGTCGGGCGGGCCCTCAACGACGGGCTAACAATAGTCTCCGAGCCGACCGAGGCCGACTTCCACGTCATCTGTGTCCCGACGCCATACGATACGGCGGCCGACAGAATCGACCTTTCGTACGTCGAAGCCGCCGGAGCGGCTATAAGTGAGGTACTCCGACCGGACGACACAGTCGTCCTCTCGTCGACGGTCCCGCCGGGCACGACTGCCAGTTCGCTTCGAAAGACCCTAGAACAGAGCGGCTACACGGCGTGTGAGGACTTCATCCTCGGGTACAGTCCAGAAACTATCCTCCCCGGCAACACGCTGACCGAACTCCGGGAGAACGACCGGATAGTCGGGACCGTCGACGGCCAACCCGCGGACCGAATTGTCGCGCTGTACGATTCGTTCATCTCCGGCAACATCACGACGACTGATGCCACGACCGCGGAGTTCGTGAAGCTGATACAGAATGCATATCGCGACACGAACATCGCGTTCGCCAACGAAGTCGCGAAACTCGCCCACAAGTACGGTATCGACTCTAGGGACGCGATTTCGATGGCTAACGAACATCCGCGAGTCGACATTCTCCGGCCCGGCCCCGGCGTCGGCGGCCACTGTATACCCATCGACCCCCTGTTTCTGAACCACGGGAACGACGTACCGATACTCATCGAGACGGTCCGAACAGTCAACGACGCGATGCCGGATTTCGTGTTAGAACTCCTCTCGGCCGCGCTCGGAGCGCTCGCCGGAATGGAGGTGGCACTACTGGGTGTCGCATACAAGGGCGGTGTGGCCGATACGAGGGAGAGCCCGACGCTCACGCTGGTCGACCGTCTCGAAGAGACAGGAGTCGACGACATCCGGCTCAGCGACCCGTACGTGACTGACAGTGTGCGGGGACGTGACCTGCTGTCGCTGGAGCGGAGCCTCGCCGGCAGTAACGCCGCGGTTATCGTGACGGACCATCCGGAATACGGCGCACTCAACCCGCAGGAGTTCGCGCAGTTGATGGACGATCATGTACTCATCGACACGCGGGCGATGCTGGACCGAGACCGCTGGGAATCAGCCGGATTCGACGTGTACACTGTATGA